TGAACTTTATGGCACTCCGGCCGATGTAACTATAAAGGAAGATATAAATAAAATCTTAAAATTGGCAGATGATGAGCTTGGCGGAATAGACATTCTGATCAACAATGCCGCTTTGCCTGCTGACGGTCTTACCGGAACCAATTACGAAGACTATAAATATGTCATTGACACCAACATTACCGGGTATCTGGCCTTTGCAGAGGAAGCTGTTTCCAGGATGAAAAATCAAAAATCAGGGCATATTATAAACATCGGATCAATGAGTGCAGAATCAAAGTCCCCAAAAAGTACGATTTATGTTGCCACGAAACAGGCAATAAGAGGTTTCAGTACTTCTTTACGTAAGGAAGTTAATCCTTTCGGAATCAAAGTTTCTCTTATTGAGCCCGGAGCGGTAACAAGTGACATGCAGCCCGGTTCAAAAGAAGAGCACAACGAAAAAATAGATAAAATGGAAATGCTGAAAGCAGAAGACATTGCCATGAGTGTTTTATTTTGTTTGTCCCAGCCTCAAAGATGTGATATTGTAACTATGCAGATACGTCCACATCTGCAGATTATTTAGACAGTCTACAAAGAAATGGTAATTGTGAAATATAGTTAAGCAATTGTATAAAATAGCCGTTTTTATATCATTTAAATTTGAAAAACAGGAGACCCCTACAACATAACACCCTGTTAATCTGTATTTATAAATAACAGATTTCTAAAAAAGATCCTCCAGATTTTAATTTTAACTATGTAAAAATTCATTAATCAGTATGAAAAATTTTCAAGATGACAAACAACGCGATTTGTCTATAAACAAATCAGACGGAACCAACAAATTCCTGACTACCGATCAGGGTGTCCGAATTAATGACGATAATAATTCGCTTAAAGCGGGCGAAAGAGGCCCTTCCCTATTAGAGGATTTCATTTTAAGAGAAAAAATCACCCATTTTGACCATGAACGTATTCCGGAAAGAGTAGTTCACGCACGTGGCTCAGGAGCACATGGCTTTTTTGAAGTCACCAATCCAATTCCAGAATTGACAAAAGCTGGTTTTTTAAAAGAAGCCGGAATTAAGACTCCCGTTTTTGCAAGATTTTCTACCGTTGCCGGTTCTCGCGGATCTACTGACCTTGCAAGGGATGTTAGAGGATTTGCTGTTAAATTTTACACACAGGAAGGTGTTTATGACCTGGTTGGAAACAATATTCCCGTATTTTTTATTCAGGACGCATCAAAATTCCCGGATCTCGTTCATGCAGTAAAACCTGAGCCACACAACGAAATGCCTCAAGCCGCGTCTGCACATGACACATTTTGGGATTTTATATCTTTAATGCCGGAATCAATGCACATGATTATGTGGGCAATGTCTGATCGGGCGATTCCAAGAAGCTATCGTATGATGGAAGGTTTTGGAGTTCATACCTTTAGATTGATAAATGAAGCTAATGAATCTACTTTTGTAAAATTTCATTGGAAACCAAAATTAGGAACCCACGCTGTAGCCTGGGATGAAGCACAAAAAATTTCTGGTAAGAATCCGGATTTTCACAGAGAAGATTTATGGCAGGCAATAGAAATGGGTAATTTTCCTGAATGGGAATTAGGCGTCCAGGTAATCCCATCAGAGGATGAAAACAAATATGAATTTGATTTACTTGACCCAACAAAAATTGTTCCCGAAGAACTAGTTCCGGTTACTATTGTTGGAAGAATGGTACTGAATAAAAATCCCGATAATTTCTTTGCAGAAACAGAACAGATTGCTTTTCATCCTGGACATGTTGTTCCCGGAATTGATTTCTCTAATGACCCATTGTTACAAGGAAGATTATTTTCTTACACAGATACACAGCTTACCAGATTAGGCGGGCCAAATTTTCATGAAATTCCAATTAACAGAAGCGTTGCTCCCGTTCATAATAATCAGCGTGATGGGTTTATGCGTCAGGAAGTTAATAAAGGCCGTGTAAGTTATCATCCGAATTCACTAGGCGGCGGATGTCCGTATCAGGCTCAAATTGCCGAAGGCGGATTTTCTAGTTTTAACGAACGTATTGAAGCACACAAGGTGAGAGAAAGAAGCGAGAGTTTTGCAGATCACTTCGGTCAGGCAAAATTATTCTTTAACAGCCAGACCCCTGAAGAAAAAAGCCATATCGTAAAAGCGCTTCGTTTTGAACTTGGTAAAGTAGAAACTACTGCTATCAGAGTAAGAATGCTAGGACTTCTTTCGCAAGTGGATGCACAATTAGCTGAAAAAGTCGCATTAGGTTTAGGGGCTTCTGTACCTCCAATACCTGAATTTCCTGCTAATAAAGGAGTTTCTCCGGAAAACGAAGGCGGAAATCAGGAACCTAAAACGGTTGAATCCTCTGTTAGTGTATCAGAAGCATTAAGTATGGTTAAAAACCCAACTAACTCACCTACAATCGAATCCCGAAAAGTTGCTATACTTTGCTCAGACGGAGTTTCTGAGGCTGCAGTAATGAATATCAAAAGTGCCCTTAAAAAGCAAGGCGCAAAAGGATGTGTGATTGCCCCACATTTAGGATCTGTTCTTACGGACTCTGATGGAGCACTTGCTGCTGAATTTAGTTTCCTAACGGCATCATCAGTTTTATTTGATGCAGTGTATGTGCCTCACGGAATTGGACTTAATGTTTTAGCAGAAAATGATGATGCCCTGGAATATCTTAATGATGCATACAAACATTGCAAGGTTATAGGAGCTGACGGAGAAGCATCTGAATTATTGAGCGCAACCACTTTTGCATCAAAACTAACAAATGATGATCCCGGAATTATTATTACCAGCGAAGTAGGATCTGAAGCATTTGCCCAGGAATTTATCGATGCAATGGCAATGCACCGTTTCTGGGATCGTGAACCAAACTTATATATTTAATTAAAAAAAACAACCATGAAAAATTCAGAAAAACAAGGTCAGACAAATGCGACCCAAGGAAAAGCAACTGAAACAAAAGCTATAAAAAATAATGACAAAGCAAATATTGTAGCACCAGCCGCTGATGCAGCAACCGAATTAAAAGAACTTTTTGTTGACAGCCTGAAAGATATTTACTGGGCAGAGAACGCACTTGTTGTCGCACTGCCAAAAATGGCTGCTAATGCGAGTTCTCCGGGACTTGGAAGCGCAATTTTAGAACATCTTGACATAACTCAGCTTCAGGTCGAAAGGCTGAAACAAGTTTTCGACCTTTTAGGCGAAAAAGCCGAAGGGAAAAAATGCGAAGCTATGGCCGGATTACTCAAAGAAGGCGACAGTATTCTTGAAGAAACAACCCCGGGACCTGTTAGGGATGCTGGTATTATTGCTGCTTCCCAAAAAATTGAACATTATGAAATAGCTACATACGGAACGTTGGTTGCTTTTGCAAAAACACTCGGAGAAAATGATGCTGCAAAACTATTAACACAAACACTTGCAGAAGAAAAAGAGGCAGATTGTATACTTAACGATGTTGCTTTAAATGTTGTAAATATGGTAGCAGCTGAGTAATACTATTTATTTTAAATTATTTAATATCAATTTTATTAGAAAAACATCTGTTATAACGACAGATGTTTTTTGTATTTATTATATAATTTGTTTTTGTTATGTATAAAACTGCTTTACATCCTCTGGTAGATAATTCCAGCAAAATATTGATTCTCGGAACAATGCCCGGCGATCAGTCTATCGCTAAACAACAATTTTACGGTAATAAAGGAAACCATTTCTGGAAAATCATGTTTACTATTTTTAATGAAGATTACAGCCAGTCTTATGAGGACCGAAAAATCTTTTTGAAAAAACATAAAATTGCCCTCTGGAATGTTTTAGCATCCTGTGTGAGGGAAGGAAGCAGCGATTCTAAAATAACCAATGAAACAGTAAATGATTTTTTAAATTTTCATAAACAATATCCAAACATTCAGTATGTGTTTTTTGAAAGTAAATCGGCAGCTAAATTTTTCCATAAATATACAACTCCACGAGCAGGTATATCTTATCACACCCTTCCCTCAACCAGTGGCTTAAATGCAGGAATCTCATTCGATCAAAAAGTCGAAATGTGGAAAATTGTAGCAAAAACAGCAAATGATTGAAGCTAAATTAGATTGAAATTTTATTAAAAGGAATAATCTAATTATATAAATAAATTGTTTTATAGTGTAAAAATTCTCATTTGTGCCTTTAATACTTTTAATCATAATGAAATAATTAATGTGAATTTTATGGAAGAGTTTTTCAGGGATATTATAAATCATATAAAGGGATATTATAACAATATTGTTGACCTTACACCAAAATTACTACTGGCTGTTGCTGTCATTTTAATTTCATGGTTTATTGCATCACGTGTCAGGGGATTTGCAGACAGAAGATTAAAAATCAGAATGCATGACCCATTATTGGCAACTTTTATTGCAAATCTTCTTAAAGCAGTTCTTATTATAATTGGCTTCCTGTTTATGTTTCGTGTTATCGGACTTACGGGTGTAGCACAAAGTATTCTTGCCGGAGCCGGAATATCAGCTTTTATCATTGGGTTTGCCCTCAGGGATATTGGTGAGAATTTTTTAGCCGGTATTTTACTGGCATTCAAAAGACCATTTTCTGTAGGGGATATAATTGAAACTAATGGCGTAAAAGGGAAAGTAGTAGCCCTTAATTTACGTGATACCCAAATAAAAAGCGCCAGCAAAAACATTTATGTGCCGAACGCCCTTTTAATAAAAAACACACTCATTAATTTTAATAGCGATGGATATTTACTGCAGGATTTTACCATTGGACTTGAATATGGTTCTGATTACAGAAAAGCCTTAAGCTTAATTA
The Flavobacterium flavigenum genome window above contains:
- a CDS encoding SDR family oxidoreductase produces the protein MENLTNYFGQNIKDKRIVITGGTTGIGKAIADLLVSLGGRVLIFGRDHEDFKNAFDDIKQKFPDCELYGTPADVTIKEDINKILKLADDELGGIDILINNAALPADGLTGTNYEDYKYVIDTNITGYLAFAEEAVSRMKNQKSGHIINIGSMSAESKSPKSTIYVATKQAIRGFSTSLRKEVNPFGIKVSLIEPGAVTSDMQPGSKEEHNEKIDKMEMLKAEDIAMSVLFCLSQPQRCDIVTMQIRPHLQII
- a CDS encoding catalase, producing the protein MKNFQDDKQRDLSINKSDGTNKFLTTDQGVRINDDNNSLKAGERGPSLLEDFILREKITHFDHERIPERVVHARGSGAHGFFEVTNPIPELTKAGFLKEAGIKTPVFARFSTVAGSRGSTDLARDVRGFAVKFYTQEGVYDLVGNNIPVFFIQDASKFPDLVHAVKPEPHNEMPQAASAHDTFWDFISLMPESMHMIMWAMSDRAIPRSYRMMEGFGVHTFRLINEANESTFVKFHWKPKLGTHAVAWDEAQKISGKNPDFHREDLWQAIEMGNFPEWELGVQVIPSEDENKYEFDLLDPTKIVPEELVPVTIVGRMVLNKNPDNFFAETEQIAFHPGHVVPGIDFSNDPLLQGRLFSYTDTQLTRLGGPNFHEIPINRSVAPVHNNQRDGFMRQEVNKGRVSYHPNSLGGGCPYQAQIAEGGFSSFNERIEAHKVRERSESFADHFGQAKLFFNSQTPEEKSHIVKALRFELGKVETTAIRVRMLGLLSQVDAQLAEKVALGLGASVPPIPEFPANKGVSPENEGGNQEPKTVESSVSVSEALSMVKNPTNSPTIESRKVAILCSDGVSEAAVMNIKSALKKQGAKGCVIAPHLGSVLTDSDGALAAEFSFLTASSVLFDAVYVPHGIGLNVLAENDDALEYLNDAYKHCKVIGADGEASELLSATTFASKLTNDDPGIIITSEVGSEAFAQEFIDAMAMHRFWDREPNLYI
- a CDS encoding ferritin-like domain-containing protein — its product is MKNSEKQGQTNATQGKATETKAIKNNDKANIVAPAADAATELKELFVDSLKDIYWAENALVVALPKMAANASSPGLGSAILEHLDITQLQVERLKQVFDLLGEKAEGKKCEAMAGLLKEGDSILEETTPGPVRDAGIIAASQKIEHYEIATYGTLVAFAKTLGENDAAKLLTQTLAEEKEADCILNDVALNVVNMVAAE
- a CDS encoding DNA-deoxyinosine glycosylase, whose product is MYKTALHPLVDNSSKILILGTMPGDQSIAKQQFYGNKGNHFWKIMFTIFNEDYSQSYEDRKIFLKKHKIALWNVLASCVREGSSDSKITNETVNDFLNFHKQYPNIQYVFFESKSAAKFFHKYTTPRAGISYHTLPSTSGLNAGISFDQKVEMWKIVAKTAND
- a CDS encoding mechanosensitive ion channel family protein, translating into MEEFFRDIINHIKGYYNNIVDLTPKLLLAVAVILISWFIASRVRGFADRRLKIRMHDPLLATFIANLLKAVLIIIGFLFMFRVIGLTGVAQSILAGAGISAFIIGFALRDIGENFLAGILLAFKRPFSVGDIIETNGVKGKVVALNLRDTQIKSASKNIYVPNALLIKNTLINFNSDGYLLQDFTIGLEYGSDYRKALSLITEVLKKDSEIVDKDYFNSAVVSGITGNTVQINVRYWVKTDLSISEHLSEMIIKVTEMLKENGFNIK